In Erigeron canadensis isolate Cc75 chromosome 1, C_canadensis_v1, whole genome shotgun sequence, a single window of DNA contains:
- the LOC122586089 gene encoding uncharacterized protein LOC122586089, with translation MGSQVIINIINIPNIYESMILPAVVKTKLPDKCPSFKIVDYKQTTYEICLQVMLDGCLRLFGDEWTTFVQTLNLHEIETLCFTHHVGIVFIIHVFDKNGLEVHTYPGGTYIPACLVKATYESYDKQILPHQFLLELPLREDQTENKTARLLGGNQDVVQVEYVPHAENEPEMKGDEHGIAHAFVGSQWKIFASQNNVENNCWLPFQKQIQTRKYRVVYGVTVFNKYGISLHTGPSKRCNHPLHNHNRINPYFYQRLTVSTLATRALKIPSKFISNQKLHMYREARILYRHMLFKASVKRKPETTENKNSQLHLISDWKTFTEQTGILSGKKLRFELLQEFCIQNERLCFQLC, from the exons ATGGGCTCTcaagtaataataaatattatcaaCATACCAAACATCTATGAAAGCATG attttgccTGCAGTTGTAAAAACCAAGTTACCCGATAAATGTCCTTCCTTTAAGATAGTAGATTACAAACAAACAACCTACGAAATCTGCTTACAAGTTATGTTGGATGGTTGTCTTCGATTGTTTGGTGATGAATGGACCACGTTTGTTCAGACCCTAAACCTACATGAGATCGAGACACTCTGTTTCACACATCATGTAGGGATTGTATTCATTATCCATGTCTTTGACAAAAATGGACTCGAGGTTCATACATATCCTGGTGGAACTTATATTCCGGCATGCTTGGTAAAAGCAACTTATGAAAGTTACGACAAGCAG ATTTTACCCCACCAGTTCCTATTAGAATTACCTCTCAGAGAAGATCAGACGGAAAACAAGACAGCAAGATTGCTCGGAGGGAATCAAGATGTTGTTCAAGTTGAGTATGTACCACATGCAGAAAATGAACCAGAAATGAAAGGGGATGAACATGGAATAGCCCATGCATTCGTTGGATCACAATGGAAGATCTTTGCGTCCCAAAACAATGTTGAAAACAACTGTTGGCTTCCTTTTCAGAAACAAATACAAACTAGAAAGTACAGAGTCGTATATGGAGTAACCGTATTCAACAAGTACGGTATATCATTGCATACCGGTCCAAGTAAAAGATGTAACCATCCGCTTCATAATCACAACAGGATAAATCCTTACTTTTACCAAAGGCTCACTGTCAGTACATTGGCAACCCGTGCATTG AAAATACCAAGCAAGTTTATATCAAATCAGAAACTTCATATGTACCGGGAAGCTAGAATTCTTTATCGCCACATGTTATTCAAAGCTTCTGTAAAAAGAAAACCAGAAACAACAGAGAACAAAAACAGTCAACTGCATTTAATCTCTGATTGGAAGACATTCACTGAACAAACAGGGATTTTATCCGGGAAAAAGCTACGATTTGAATTGCTCCAGGAATTCTGCATACAGAATGAAAGACTCTGTTTTCAATTATGCTAA